A genomic region of Zalophus californianus isolate mZalCal1 chromosome 11, mZalCal1.pri.v2, whole genome shotgun sequence contains the following coding sequences:
- the LOC113915297 gene encoding LOW QUALITY PROTEIN: annexin A2-like (The sequence of the model RefSeq protein was modified relative to this genomic sequence to represent the inferred CDS: deleted 1 base in 1 codon), whose amino-acid sequence MSTVHEILCKLSLEGDHSTPPSAYGSVKAYTNFDAECEALNIETAIKTKGVDEVTIVNISTNCSNEQRQDIAFAYQRRTRKELASALKSALSGHLVTVILGLLKTPAEYDASELKASMQGLGTDEESLIEIIYSRTNQELQEINRVYKEMYKTDLEKDIASDTSGDFRKLMVALAKGRRAENGSVIDYELIDQDAQDLYDAGVKRKGTDVPKWISNMTEWSVCHLQKVFERYKSYSPYDMLESIKKEVKGDLENAFLNLVQCIQNKPLYFADRLYDSLKGKGTHDKVLIRILVSRSEVDMLKTRSELKRKYGKTLYYYIQQDTKGDYQKELLYLCGGDD is encoded by the exons ATGTCTACTGTTCACGAAATTCTCTGCAAGCTCAGCTTGGAGGGTGATCACTCCACGCCTCCAAGTGCATATGGGTCAGTCAAAGCATACACCAATTTTGATGCTGAGTGTGAA GCTCTGAACATTGAAACAGCCATCAAGACCAAAGGTGTGGATGAGGTCACCATTGTCAACATTTCGACCAACTGCAGCAATGAACAGAGACAGGATATTGCCTTTGCCTACCAGAGAAGGACCAGAAAGGAACTTGCGTCAGCACTCAAGTCAGCCTTGTCTGGCCACCTGGTTACCGTGATTTTGGGCCTATTGAAAACACCTGCTGAGTATGATGCTTCTGAGCTGAAAGCCTCCATGCAGGGGCTGGGGACTGATGAGGAGTCCCTCATTGAGATCATCTACTCAAGGACCAACCAAGAGCTTCAGGAAATTAACAGAGTCTACAAAGAAATGTACAAGACTGATCTGGAGAAGGACATCGCTTCTGACACATCTGGTGACTTCCGCAAGCTGATGGTTGCCCTTGCAAAGGGTAGAAGAGCAGAGAATGGCTCTGTCATTGATTATGAACTGATTGACCAAGATGCTCAGGATCTCTATGATGCTGGAGTGAAGAGGAAAGGAACTGATGTGCCCAAGTGGATCAGCAACATGACTGAGTGGAGTGTGTGTCACCTCCAGAAAGTATTTGAAAGGTACAAGAGCTACAGCCCTTATGACATGCTGGAGAGCATCAAGAAGGAGGTCAAAGGAGACCTGGAAAATGCTTTCCTGAACCTGGTCCAGTGCATTCAGAACAAGCCCCTGTATTTTGCTGACCGGCTGTACGACTCCCTGAAGGGCAAGGGGACTCATGATAAAGTCCTGATTAGAATCTTGGTCTCTCGCAGTGAAGTGGACATGTTGAAAACTAGGTCTGAACTAAAGAGAAAGTACGGCAAAACCCTGTACTACTACATCCAGCAAGACACGAAGGGCGACTACCAGAAAGAGCTGCTGTACCTGTGTGGTGGGGATGACTGA